Below is a genomic region from Ferribacterium limneticum.
AAAGATCGTGGAGGCGGGTGACGATGGGCAGGCGGCCGGCGAATTCGGGGATCAGGCCGAATTCGAGCAGGTCGGTCGGCTTGACGCGGGCGTTCAGGCGTTCGAGGATTTTCTGGTCGTCGCCGCCGGTCGTCGAAATGAAGCCGAAGGTATGCGTCCGGGTCAGGATGTGGTCGAGCCCGACAAAGGCGCCGCCGCAGATGAACAGCACGTTGGTGGTGTCGATGTGCCGCCCGTCCTTGAGCCGTACCGGCGCGCCTTCCATGATCTTGAGCAGGGCGTGCTGGACGCTTTCACCGGAGGTGGCGCGAGCCTGGCCGCCGATGGCCTTGAGCTTGTCGACTTCATCGACGAAAACGATGCCGCGCTGGGCAAGCTCGATATCACCGCTGGCGCGGTCGAGCAGTCGATGCAGGATGGCTTCGATCTCGTCGCCGACAAACTGCGTCTGGGCCAGCGACGTCGCGTCGGCCGTGACGAAAGGCACATCGAGAATGCGGGCCAGCGTTTCGCAAAGAAGAGTCTTGCCGGTGCCGGTCGGGCCGATGAGCAGGATGTTGCTTTTGGTCAGCTCGACGCTGTCCACCGCCGCATTCGCCGCCATGCGCCGGAAGTGGGCGTAAATGGCAACGGCCAGCGTGCGCTTGGCCTCTTCCTGTCCGATGACGTGTTCGGAAAGCTGGCGGACGATCTCGCTGGGTTTGAGCTGGCTGGACATCGGGGCATCCTCGTGGCGGAATGCCCCGATGCTAGTCTTCTCAGCCCTTTTCGGGAAGGACGATATTGACTTCGAGGACTTCGTAATTGCCCTGTTTTTCGAGTGAAACGCGAATGTCCTCGGTGTTCACCTTGACGTACTTGGAGATCACGGCGATCAGCTCGCGTTGCAGGTCAGGCAGGAAATTGGCGCTGCTGCCGCCGCCATCGCGTTCGTGCGCGATGATCAGTTGCAGGCGCTCCTTGGCCAGATGGGCGGTTTTCGGCTTGTTGCCGAAGAGCATCGAAAGCAGCGACATCTCACTTGCCTCCGAACAGGCGCTTCAGCAGGCCCGGCTTGACGTAATCGACGAAACGCAACGGCTTGTCCTCGCCGAGGAAGCGGGCGATCACGTCGTTGTAGGCCTCGGCCGCGTCGGTATCCTTCTGGTGGATGACCGGCGAGCCCTGGTTGGAGGCCTGCAGGACTTCTTCTGATTCCGGAATGACGCCGATGATCGGCACCCGCAGGATTTCCTGGATGTCCTTGTACGACAGCATTTCGCCGGCCTCGACGCGGGTCGGGTTGTAGCGCGTGATGAGCAGGTGTTCCTTGATCGGGTCGCGGCCTTCGATGGCGCGGCGCGACTTGGCCTGCAGGATGCCGAGGATGCGGTCGGAGTCGCGCACCGAAGAAACTTCCGGATTGGTCACGACGAGCGCTTCGTCGGCGAAAGTCAGGGCCATGATGGCGCCCGATTCGATACCGGCCGGCGAGTCGCAGACGATGTACTCGAACCCTTGGTGTTCGAGTTCCTTGATGACTTTCTCGACACCTTCCTCGGTCAGCGCATCCTTGTCGCGCGTCTGCGAGGCGGGCAGCACGTAGAGGTTGTCGGCGTGCTTGTCCTTGATCAGCGCCTGGGTCAACGTCGCTTCGCCGTTGATGACGTTGATCAGGTCATAAACGACGCGGCGTTCGCAGCCCATGATCAGATCGAGATTGCGCAGGCCGACGTCGAAGTCGATGACGGCCGTCTTGAAGCCGCGCTGGGCGAGGCCGGTGGAAAAACTGGCGCTGGTGGTGGTCTTGCCGACCCCGCCCTTGCCGGAAGTTACGACGATGATTCTGGTCACGTGAGTTCTCGCTGGGTAAGTTATGAAAAGGAGTCGCGTCGAAACGCGCGATTAACGGAGCGCCAAGGCGGCGACGGTCAGGCGGCTTTCGCCACCTTCCTCAGTCAGGCAGACGGTCGCCGGCTGGCGGGCGAGTTCGGCCGGTACGCCGGCCTCGAAAGTTCGATAGATGCCGGCCACGGAAACGAGTTCCGCTTCCAGGCAGGTGGTGAAGATGCGCGCCGTCTTGTCGCCGCTGGCGCCAGCCAGGGCGCGGCCACGCAGTGGCGCATAAATGTGGATGTTGCCATCGGCAATGACCTCGGCGCCGGCGCTGATCATCGCTGTAACGATCAGGTCGCCGCCCTTGGCGTAGAAACGCTGGCCGGAACGCAAGGGCTTGTCGAGCGTGATGGTGCGCGGGGCCGGTTCGGGGGCGGGTTGCGGGGCGCTGATCGGGGCAGCTTCCTGTGCGGTGGCGGGCGGTGGCGCTTCGGCAGTTTTTGGGCGGGCCGTGCTGCGGCCCAGTGCATCGGCGCCAACGGCCGGCAGGCCGGCGGCAAGCGCCGTGCTGGCCAATTCTTCCGGCAGGCCGCGCGTCGCGATGGCGTGCAGGCCGGAACCGCGCAGCAAATCGCAAATAGCCGGCCAGTCGGGGTTATCAGTCAGCGTCTCCTCGGCGTGACTGAAATCGAGAACGGCCAGCTCGTTTTCGAAAAAATCCGGGCTGTTGCCGGTCAGTTCGCCCAGTGCGGCGTGCAGCGTGGCGAGATCGGTGGTGCGGAGTTGCGTCTGGATGATCTTGAGCGAAGTGCCCTTGAACTGAATCGGTGCGTCTTTGGCCATGCCTGCTGCTGTTGTGCAAAGTGGATGGCGATTATCCCATAGCCGGGCGGCGCAAAAAATGAAACTCGAGTGACTGGCGTCTCTGGCCGCGCCAGTCTCGCGGCATGACGTGCGGAGCAGGTAAAATGACGACTTTTGCCGAAAGCCAGCCCATGCTGAACAAGCTCTCCGCCTTCCCCGGTGTTCACGGCCCGGTGGTCATTATCGTCATGGACGGCTACGGTCTGCCCAAGACCGATGTCGGCAGCGCCATCGCCGCCGCCCGCAAGCCGACGCTCGACCGCCTCTTCGCCAATTACCCGAACATCCGCCTGCGCGCCCACGGTACCGCTGTCGGCATGCCGTCCGACGACGACATGGGCAATTCGGAGGTCGGCCACAATGCCATCGGCGCCGGTCAGGTTTATAGCCAGGGTGCTTCGCTGGTCTCCAACGCGATTGCCTCCGGCGCCATCTGGCAGGGCGAGGCCTGGCAGCAGATCATTGCCGGCGCCAAGGCCGGTCGCGGCGTGTTGCATTTGCTGGGGCTGTTCTCCGACGGCAACGTGCACAGCCATATCGACCATCTCAAAGCCATGGTCGTCCAAGCCAAGGCTGAAGGCATCAAGACCGTGCGCGTGCACGCCCTGCTTGATGGCCGCGATGTGCCGGAAACCAGTGCGCTCGATTACGTCGTACCGTTTGAAGCCTTCCTCGCCGAGATTAGCGCCGACGGCTTCGATGCCCGCATCGCCTCGGGCGGCGGGCGTCAGTACATCACCATGGATCGCTACGACGCCAACTGGGCGATGGTCGACAAGGGCTGGAAGACGCACGTGCTCGGCCTCGGCACGCAGTTCCCGAATGCGACTGCTGCGGTCAACGGCCTGCGCGAGCAGAATCCGGGCACCATCGACCAGGATTTGCCGGAATTCGTCATCGCCGACAACGGCAAGGCCATCGGCACCATCGAGGATGGCGATTCGGTCGTCTTCTTCAACTTCCGCGGCGACCGCGCCATCGAAATCACGCGCGCCTTCGAGGAAGCGGCTTTCGACAAGTTCGACCGTGTTCGGGCGCCGAAGGTGACCTACGCCGGCATGCTGCAATACGACGGCGACTTGAAGCTGCCGGCCCGCTTCCTGGTCGCTCCGCCGGCGATCAAGGACACCACGGGCGAATGGTTCGCCAAGTCGGGCATCGCCCAGTTCGCCTGTTCGGAAACGCAGAAATTCGGCCACGTCACCTATTTCTGGAACGGCAACCGTTCCGGCAAGTTCGACGGCGAAACCTGGCAGGAAGTCCCGAGCGACGTTGTGCCCTTCGAGCAGCGGCCGTGGATGAAGGCGGCCGAAATCGCCGACGCGATGATCGCCGCCCTGCAGTCCGGCCAGTACCGGACGCTGCGCTGCAATTTCGCCAACGGCGACATGGTCGGCCACACCGGCAATTTCTACGCCGCAACGCTGGCCGTCGAAGCCGTCGATCTGTCGCTGGCCCGTGTTTTGCAGGCCGTCGACGCGGCGGGTGGCGTGGCGCTGATCACGGCCGACCACGGCAACGCCGACGAAATGTTCGAACTGGACAAGAAGACCAAGCAGCCGGCGCTGAACAAGGACGGCTCATTCAAGGCCAAGACGGCGCATACGCTGAATCCCGTGCCGCTGATCCTTTACGACAACGTGAGCGGCGGCAAACTGGGCCTGAAACAGACGGAAACGGCTGGCCTGTCGAACATCGCTGCCACCGTCGCCAACCTGCTCGGGCTGGAGAAGCACTCCGCCTGGGACGACAGCGTGCTCGTCGTCAAATAAGGAATTCCTGCGCAAGAAAATGGGCATCCGGCCAAGTGGCGGACGCCCATTTCATTTTTTGCGTTTATTTCCGGTTGACCGTGGGCGGCACGTCCGGACGTCAGAAAACTCAGGTTTTCGACTTGGCCTGCGCTTTTTCCAGTTCGGCCAATAGTTTTAGCGCCCGCTCGCGGTTCTTTTCCTTGGCGGCGGCGCGTTCGTCCACATTGGCGGCTTCGTCCTGCGACGCCTTGATCAGCGCCTCGTGCGGTGTCAGGCCGCCGAGGGCGGCGTTGAGCATGCGCTCGACTTTTTCGTCGAGATCTTTTTCCGGCATCGGAATCTCCATTCGGATCTGCGGCGGATTTGGCCGTTTATCCTGAGCGGGAAAAGGCCAAACCCCTGTCGTTACTTGACGCCTGGTTTCCGGCCCGGCGCTGGGCGTGGAATATACCCTGAAATCCGGCATTGAAATCCTTCTATCGCCTTGCCTTTGACGTAGCTGGTCACGCTGCAGCGCGAAATGTCGCCGCGGGCTGACAGTTCGGTCAGCGAGGCGCGAACCTCGGCCAGGGGCATATTGATGGCTGCAGCAATATCGAAATCGAGCAACTGGCCATGCTTCTTGAGGTGTTCGAGAACTTTTGTGGCGTGCATCAGGATTCCTTTCCATGGCCTGGCCGGGTTTCGCTTCCGCGCCATGACGCGGTATGGATGGCCGGCTTCGGCAGTAAAACAAACACCGTCCTTTGTTGCACCTGCACAACTAGCCGGGCAAGGCAAAACAAAAAAAGAAGCCCGCACGGGGCGGGCTTAAATCCATTTCTTGGAGGAGATGGAGGAGACAAGGTTCATTATGCCCCTAGGTATTGTGCACTGCAACATGTTTTGTGTATCAAATTGTGTCAACGCTTTGTCCGGGCCTGACTGATCGCTGCTTTCGCTGGCTATATCTATGTTTCGGGCGATTCAACGTGGACGAAAAAAGCCCCGCGGCAGGCGCGGGGCTCTTTATTTCGGGAGGCCCGAAAGAATTACTTGGACTTCTTGGTGACGGCAGCCATGTTGGCTTGAGCTGCGTCAGTGAATTGCTTGGTGATGGTGCTCATGTTGCCGAAAGCGGAGTTGGCAGCAGCGATGGCGCTCTGAATCGCCGCAACAGCACCTTCGGAACCGGCCGGAGCGGACTTGGTAGCCTTTTCGACCATCTCGGCCATGGACTTCTGGAAGTCGCCGAACTGGGCTTCGACCATCTTGGCCAGATCCTGTTGGGTCTGGGCAGTGATTTCATAGACGGAACGCGAGTAGGCAACGGCCTTCTCGACAGCCGGCTGGGCCAGGGCGGTTTGAGCGGCGAGGGCTTCCTTCGGATCCTTGGCACCCATGACCGACTTGACGCCGGAAACGGTATCTTCCAGAGCCGCGCGGGCGGTGTTCAGGTTCAGGGCAGCGATGCGCTCGGCAGAGGCCAGGGCGGTGTTGGCAACAGACAACAGGGAGTCAACGGTTGCTTTGTTGGCGGCGGCGAATTGCTCAGGATTGATGGACATGTGTTGTCTCCAGAAAGGGTTATCGATGTGTTCGGCGCGGAGTATAACGCACTATTTGGAAAAATTGTGCACTGCAGCAATTTTAGGTGTGAGCCTATTCGAGCGGCGAACGCATCGTGGCGCTGTAGTGGTATTCAGTGGGCAGCCGGCTCACTTCCGTTTTCGCGCAGAGCTTTGCCAATACTGGAACTCAGCTTCATGGATCTCGATATCCAGTTCCATGACTATGGCCTGCATGCGGCTTTGCACATCCGCCACAGCCTGGTTGTAGACGACCGGCCCAATCTCCTTGAGGAAAAATCCAAGCAGGGCGCCAGCCCCCAGATTGCCGATTTCCTCATCCATGTTTTCCTCGAAATAGCGCTGGATGGAGGTGATGGCTGCCGTCGTCGCTTCCCTGGAGATTTCGATGCTCATCGTTGCATTGTCCGTTGTGAGAAATCCGCTGCCTTGCCGGTGGCTGGCTCGAGCTGTCGCTTGAATTCCTCGAGCAAACCGGTGGCCGCATCCTCGATCAAGTCGAGAACCAGCTCGAAGCGTCCGCCGAGGGTGAGATAAGGATCCGGAACCTCGTCTTCGCTGAAGCGCGTTGCATAGTCCATGAGCAGCCTGATCCGCATCAACTGTTCTTCTGTCGCCATGCGGCGCAGGTTATACAGGTTGGTCCGGTCCATCGCCAGGATCAGGTCGAAGTATTCCATATCCTGCCAGCCCACCTTTCGGGCGCGGATTGATGAAAGGTCGTAGCCCCTGGCCGACGCCACGCGCTGGCTGTTGGTATCGCAGGCGTCACCGGCACGATAACCGTGGGTTCCGGCGGAAGACACTTCGATCCGGTCGCCAAGACAGTTCCTCTCGATCAACTGGCGCAGCACAGCCTCGGCTGTCGGCGAGCGACAGACATTGCTCATACACACACAGAGGATGCGGAAAGGGGTTTTCATCCGGTCGCGAGCTTGTTACTTCACGTTTCGTTCGCGCACGATGGGCGGCACGAATTTCACCGAAAACCGCCAGCCTTCCGGGGTGGCTTTGAGGAGCAGGGATTTGGACTTGGCCCCGGCATCGAACGCCGGTTCATCGCCGAGCAGTTCGATGGCGCCAATGCCCTTGATGACGCAGGCGCCGGGAAGCGTAACGAAAGCCGATTCGGCAGCGACCAGAACGAACTGCCCCTCGCGGGACTCCGAGCAGGACAAACCTTTCGGCACGGCCGACGGGTTCTGTTTCCAGCTCAGGCGCAGTGCCTCCAGAGCGCTGCCGAGTTCTTCAGTGATTTTCGCGGCGAGGGTGACTTCGCGCGACTTGGCGTGATTCATTCAAGTTCTCCTGTGTTTCTGTGGCCGATCAAAGCCAGGCTTGCCAGCGGCCGAGTCCCAGCATCAGGAGTATCGGCAGGTAGGGAAAAGCGACGGTCGGGCGGCAGGCGTTGACGATATAGCCGACGATCAACGCGCCGCTACCTGGTCGGCTGGCGGTCCACCCGGTATGCAGCTGCATGGCCGGCTGCGTCGTGCCAGGCTGACTGAGCAGTGCCTCGACGCCGAGCAGGCGATCGGCCAGCCGCGACTGATAAGTCTTGAAAACGCCTTCCTGCATCCAGCAAAGCAGAACCGTGAAAGCAATCCAGGTCAGTGGCAATCCGGTTGCCAGTCCGGCGATGCACAAGGCAAGGCAGGCCAGCTTGATGAGCAGGGCATTCTGTTCGTGTCGCTCGTGATTGTCCTGCAGGGTTTGCCATTCCTTGCCCAGTAAGGCCGAACTCTCCATCCTTGTGCTCCTTTGTCGCTGCCGACGCTGAGTCTACAAGGATAGCTCCTGCCGTAGCGAATGCACAGAAAATGCATTCGGAATACTTGGGGGTTGGGGCTTGCCGCGAGGGGCTTTGGATATCTGGTTTGCACGCTTCGGTTTTTTCGAAGGGTTTTTGCGATGAGCGCGATGGCTGGAAGGTCACGGGCTCC
It encodes:
- the clpX gene encoding ATP-dependent Clp protease ATP-binding subunit ClpX — translated: MSSQLKPSEIVRQLSEHVIGQEEAKRTLAVAIYAHFRRMAANAAVDSVELTKSNILLIGPTGTGKTLLCETLARILDVPFVTADATSLAQTQFVGDEIEAILHRLLDRASGDIELAQRGIVFVDEVDKLKAIGGQARATSGESVQHALLKIMEGAPVRLKDGRHIDTTNVLFICGGAFVGLDHILTRTHTFGFISTTGGDDQKILERLNARVKPTDLLEFGLIPEFAGRLPIVTRLHDLSQDMLVRILTEPKNAIYRQFRAMLAADGVDLQVAPDVFRQMAELAIEYKAGARSLRGIFEEMMTDVMYAVPDNPGIRRVVIRSLFERAEIATG
- the minE gene encoding cell division topological specificity factor MinE, whose product is MSLLSMLFGNKPKTAHLAKERLQLIIAHERDGGGSSANFLPDLQRELIAVISKYVKVNTEDIRVSLEKQGNYEVLEVNIVLPEKG
- the minD gene encoding septum site-determining protein MinD; this encodes MTRIIVVTSGKGGVGKTTTSASFSTGLAQRGFKTAVIDFDVGLRNLDLIMGCERRVVYDLINVINGEATLTQALIKDKHADNLYVLPASQTRDKDALTEEGVEKVIKELEHQGFEYIVCDSPAGIESGAIMALTFADEALVVTNPEVSSVRDSDRILGILQAKSRRAIEGRDPIKEHLLITRYNPTRVEAGEMLSYKDIQEILRVPIIGVIPESEEVLQASNQGSPVIHQKDTDAAEAYNDVIARFLGEDKPLRFVDYVKPGLLKRLFGGK
- the minC gene encoding septum site-determining protein MinC → MAKDAPIQFKGTSLKIIQTQLRTTDLATLHAALGELTGNSPDFFENELAVLDFSHAEETLTDNPDWPAICDLLRGSGLHAIATRGLPEELASTALAAGLPAVGADALGRSTARPKTAEAPPPATAQEAAPISAPQPAPEPAPRTITLDKPLRSGQRFYAKGGDLIVTAMISAGAEVIADGNIHIYAPLRGRALAGASGDKTARIFTTCLEAELVSVAGIYRTFEAGVPAELARQPATVCLTEEGGESRLTVAALALR
- the gpmI gene encoding 2,3-bisphosphoglycerate-independent phosphoglycerate mutase; the protein is MLNKLSAFPGVHGPVVIIVMDGYGLPKTDVGSAIAAARKPTLDRLFANYPNIRLRAHGTAVGMPSDDDMGNSEVGHNAIGAGQVYSQGASLVSNAIASGAIWQGEAWQQIIAGAKAGRGVLHLLGLFSDGNVHSHIDHLKAMVVQAKAEGIKTVRVHALLDGRDVPETSALDYVVPFEAFLAEISADGFDARIASGGGRQYITMDRYDANWAMVDKGWKTHVLGLGTQFPNATAAVNGLREQNPGTIDQDLPEFVIADNGKAIGTIEDGDSVVFFNFRGDRAIEITRAFEEAAFDKFDRVRAPKVTYAGMLQYDGDLKLPARFLVAPPAIKDTTGEWFAKSGIAQFACSETQKFGHVTYFWNGNRSGKFDGETWQEVPSDVVPFEQRPWMKAAEIADAMIAALQSGQYRTLRCNFANGDMVGHTGNFYAATLAVEAVDLSLARVLQAVDAAGGVALITADHGNADEMFELDKKTKQPALNKDGSFKAKTAHTLNPVPLILYDNVSGGKLGLKQTETAGLSNIAATVANLLGLEKHSAWDDSVLVVK
- a CDS encoding transcriptional regulator translates to MHATKVLEHLKKHGQLLDFDIAAAINMPLAEVRASLTELSARGDISRCSVTSYVKGKAIEGFQCRISGYIPRPAPGRKPGVK
- a CDS encoding phasin family protein translates to MSINPEQFAAANKATVDSLLSVANTALASAERIAALNLNTARAALEDTVSGVKSVMGAKDPKEALAAQTALAQPAVEKAVAYSRSVYEITAQTQQDLAKMVEAQFGDFQKSMAEMVEKATKSAPAGSEGAVAAIQSAIAAANSAFGNMSTITKQFTDAAQANMAAVTKKSK
- a CDS encoding DUF2164 domain-containing protein; the protein is MSIEISREATTAAITSIQRYFEENMDEEIGNLGAGALLGFFLKEIGPVVYNQAVADVQSRMQAIVMELDIEIHEAEFQYWQSSARKRK
- a CDS encoding low molecular weight protein-tyrosine-phosphatase, with protein sequence MKTPFRILCVCMSNVCRSPTAEAVLRQLIERNCLGDRIEVSSAGTHGYRAGDACDTNSQRVASARGYDLSSIRARKVGWQDMEYFDLILAMDRTNLYNLRRMATEEQLMRIRLLMDYATRFSEDEVPDPYLTLGGRFELVLDLIEDAATGLLEEFKRQLEPATGKAADFSQRTMQR